The window AAGCCAGCCCAATGGTACTGCTCCATAATTAACGCTAGAGGATACCCCGCTAAAGCCGCCCCCATATAGGCAAACAGACCAACAAAGCCTGTAGCAGCGCCTACAGAGTCTTTATGCGAGCATTCTGCAGCAGCCATACCGATCAACATCTGGGGACCGAAAACAAAAAAACCGATTGCAAAGAAACATCCCGCTTGTAGCACAAACCCAGTCATCGGCATTAACCATAAAGCTGCAACCGATAAAAAGATCCCAATGGCAAAAATCAGGTTCATGGGCCCACGATTTCCGTCAAATATTTTATCTGACCCCCAACCCGCAACTAAAGAACCAACAAAACCACCAACTTCGAATAACGACAAGGCAGCATTCGCGGTGATTAGACTGTAATGATGTTGTTCAGTCAGATAGAGATTGCCCCAATCATTGATGGCAGTTCGCACGATATAAACAAGAACATAACTAAAAGCCAGTAACCAAATATATTTATTATTTAAAACATATTTCTTTAATATTTCAGTGTTAGTTAAGCCTAACCCTTCATTTTCTTGCGCTAACTCTAGCGCATCGTTACGCCAGTGCCCAACAGTTGGTAGCCCCAAGGTCACAGGTTTATCACGCAAGCGCCAACAAAGAAATAGTCCCACAAAAACAGCTAAAATACCGGGAATAATAAAGCCATATCGCCAGCCGTAATGCAAAGTCACAACACCCACGAGTAAAGGGATCAATGCCCCCCCTACATTATGTGCGGTATTCCATAAAGACCACCAAAAGCCACGCTCTGAACGGGAGTACCAGGTTGTAAGCAATTTAGAACAAGAGGGCCAGCCCCACCCTTGAAACCACGCATTGGTCATCCACAGCAAGGTGAACATAACGATAGAACTAGAAAAGCCAAAAAGAATATTCACAATACCCGTCATGACCAAT is drawn from Photobacterium profundum SS9 and contains these coding sequences:
- a CDS encoding MFS transporter; translated protein: MIGFLKSEQHVQPVKDPKQIDELYKYWRFHIMLTMYAGYALFYFTRKSFNYAMPAMIADLGLDKSDIGLMGTLFYITYGVSKFLSGIVSDRSNPRYFMGIGLVMTGIVNILFGFSSSIVMFTLLWMTNAWFQGWGWPSCSKLLTTWYSRSERGFWWSLWNTAHNVGGALIPLLVGVVTLHYGWRYGFIIPGILAVFVGLFLCWRLRDKPVTLGLPTVGHWRNDALELAQENEGLGLTNTEILKKYVLNNKYIWLLAFSYVLVYIVRTAINDWGNLYLTEQHHYSLITANAALSLFEVGGFVGSLVAGWGSDKIFDGNRGPMNLIFAIGIFLSVAALWLMPMTGFVLQAGCFFAIGFFVFGPQMLIGMAAAECSHKDSVGAATGFVGLFAYMGAALAGYPLALIMEQYHWAGFFTVISCAAAVVGLLLLPFLKAQTSDVSAAAIPK